A window from Oxyura jamaicensis isolate SHBP4307 breed ruddy duck chromosome 3 unlocalized genomic scaffold, BPBGC_Ojam_1.0 oxy3_random_OJ74645, whole genome shotgun sequence encodes these proteins:
- the LOC118157119 gene encoding oligodendrocyte transcription factor 3-like translates to MDEMYLREHHHHHHHHHHQDSRLNSVSSTQNDLVQKMAGEGLSRTGSKAGGEGSKYKIKKQLSEQDLQQLRLKINGRERKRMHDLNLAMDGLREVMPYAHGPSVRKLSKIATLLLARNYILMLTSSLEEMKRLVGEIYGGHHSAFHCGTVGHSAGHPPHAAGTVHQVHPILGTALSSANTSSSLPASLPAIGTIRPPHSLLKTPSTPPALQLGSGFQHWAGLPCPCTICQMPPPPHLSALTASSMARISGDTKDLLK, encoded by the coding sequence ATGGATGAGATGTACCTGAGggagcaccaccaccaccaccaccaccaccaccaccaggacAGCCGGCTCAACTCCGTCTCCTCCACCCAGAACGACCTGGTGCAGAAGATGGCCGGGGAAGGCCTCTCCAGGACCGGCTCCAAGGCCGGCGGGGAAGGCAGCAAGTACAAAATCAAGAAGCAGCTCTCGGAGCaggacctgcagcagctgcgGCTGAAGATCAACGGGcgggagaggaagaggatgcACGACCTCAACCTCGCCATGGACGGGCTGCGGGAGGTGATGCCCTACGCCCACGGGCCTTCCGTGAGAAAACTCTCCAAAATCGCCACCCTCCTGCTGGCCAGAAACTACATCCTGATGCTCACCAGCTCGCTGGAGGAGATGAAGAGGCTGGTGGGGGAGATCTACGGGGGGCACCACTCGGCCTTCCACTGCGGCACGGTGGGACACTCCGCCGGGCACCCTCCCCACGCCGCCGGCACCGTGCACCAGGTGCACCCCATCCTGGGCACCGCCTTGTCCTCGGCCAACACCTCCTCGTCCCTGCCCGCCTCCCTGCCGGCCATCGGCACCATCCGCCCCCCCCACTCCCTGCTCAAGACCCCCTCCACGCCCCCCGCCCTGCAGCTCGGCAGCGGCTTCCAGCACTGGGCGGGCTTGCCGTGCCCCTGCACCATCTGCCAGatgccccccccgccccacctCTCGGCCCTCACCGCCTCCAGCATGGCCAGGATCTCGGGGGACACCAAGGACCTGCTCAAGTGA